The Methanoregula sp. UBA64 region ACGCTTCTGTACAACAACAGCCCGGTAGCCCACGTCAAGCTGATCCCGGGCCAGTCAGGCGGGGGCATCATGACCACGATCGGCCAGGAAGCCCTCCAGGGAGGATACCTGGGATCGGTCCCGGCCGAGCTCGAGATGAGCCTCGGGAACCCCACGGTCATTGTCCAGTCTATTAACACCGGGGGATCCGGGCTCGTGGTCTCCCCGAATGCGCCCTGCAACAACTGGCAGGAATTTGTTCGCTGGGCAAAGGCCCGTTCCGCTGCCGGCAGGCCGGTGGTGATCGCGACCGTGCAGAGCTCCATCCAGGAGGACATGGTGCGCGAGGCATGCAGCTACGAAAATATCACGGTGAAATTCTATGGTACTGATTTCGCGACAAACGCTTCGTGAGTACGGCAAGGGACTTATCGTCATCGTCCTCCTGCTCGTTCTCTGGGAGGTGGCGGCACTCGCCATCAACAACAACTACGTCCTTCCCCGTCTCGGCGAGATCGGGGCGGTGCTCCTTGCCCCGTTCACTCCGCTCCTCGGCGGGGAGAGCCTTGCGGCAGATACGCTGACCAGTCTCAAAGAAGTCCTGACCGGTTTTCTTATCGCTGCTGCGCTTGCTATCCCGCTTGGCCTTCTGATTGGCTGGTCAAAAGAGGTCAGGACCTACCTCAACCCGGTCATCCAGATCCTCCGGCCGGTACCGCCGATTGCCTGGATGCCGTTTGCGATCGCATGGTTCGGGATCGGTTTCCGGTCCATCCTCTTTATCATTGCCCTGGGCGCGTTCTTCCCGATCCTGATCAATACCGTGGACGGCGTGGAGGGGATCCGGAAACGCTGGATCGAGGTGGCGGAAGTCTTCCACGCAACGCTTGCGGAAAAGTTCCGGACCGTCGTGATACCCGGCGCCCTCCCCACGATCTGGACGGGCCTGCGGGTCTCCTTTGGCATTGCCTGGATGTGCGTGGTCGCGGCCGAGATGCTGCCCGGGACAACGGCCGGCCTCGGGTTTTTGATCATGTACGCGTACAACCTCGGGCAGCTCCAGGTGATCGGAGCGGGCATGATCATCATCGGGATCATCGGGCTTGGGGCCGATGCACTCTTCCGGGCCGGGCAGGCCCGGCTCTTCTTCTGGCAGGGGAGGGACTAAGCGATGGCTGACACGGTCCTTACCCTTGACGGGATCACGAAAACATTTGTCGAGAACGGGGCGTCCACCCCGGCACTCGCGAACGCTTCCCTTGAAATTTCGGCAAAGGAGATTGTCTGCATCATGGGCCCCTCCGGGTGCGGGAAGTCCACGCTGCTCCGGATTGTTGCCGGCCTGGAAAAGGCCGATGCAGGTACGGTGCACGGAGCGGGCGGCCATAACGGGGCCGGCCCGGTATCGATGGTCTTCCAGGACCATGCCCTCTTTCCCTGGCTCACGGTAGAAGAGAATATTGTGTACGGCCTCCGGCTTGCCGCACAGAAGGTGCCCGAAGACGAGATCCGGCAGCGTGCCGGCCGGCTCCTGGCGCTCACCCGGCTCGGCGCATTTGCGCAGTCGCTCCCCCACCAGCTCTCGGGCGGGATGAAACAGCGGGTCTCGGTGGCCCGGGCGCTCGCGGTAAAACCTCCCGTGCTCCTCATGGACGAGCCGTTCTCCGCGCTCGATCCCTTTTCCCGCCGGGAGCTGGAGGATGCGATCCTCGATATCCGGCGCGATCTCGAAACAACGATCCTGGTTGTCTCGCACGATCCCGAGGGATCGGTATACATTGCCGACCGGATCGCGATCCTCTCGGAACGGCCGGGAACGGTTGCCGAGATAATCCCGGTCGATCTCCCGCACCCGCGGGACCCGGCAGACCCCGCGTTTATCCGGCTCCGCGAGCTGGTGACAAGAAAAGTGCTCGGGAAGACCGGGTAACGGCCCGGCAGGATCGGCCTCGGCCTCCCGCACCAGTCTCTTTTTTCTCCCGCAAAAGGAATCCGCCCGGCGCCTCCACAGCGTGGCGAACGGATATGGGATATGTCCGTATCAGAAAATATAGAGTTTTACGATTCGGCTATATTCTCAATAATAAAAATATATGACCACGGAAGCACCATCTCTTCTCCAGGCCAGAGCAGCCCATCCATCACCATCGTCCGGCCGCACCGGGGATTCGTACCCGGCGGAGAATGACCATGTTTCCCCAGGCGCTCCTTACCCCCGATGCTTTCGAGAGAGGAAGAATCGCGGGCACTCCCGATACCCGCATCCCGTCCGAACGCAATGGCGCTGCGGTCATCCGCCCCCCGGCTGATACGGACCTGCAAAAAAAAGAGTCCCCGGCCATCTCGCTGCTTCTCGTGGATGACGAACCGGCACTCCTCGATCTTGCCAAGGCATTCCTGGAACGGACGCCCGGCATAACCGTCACGACAAAAGAGTCCGCACACGATGCGCTCGCGTCCCTCGACCAGAGCGCGTTCGATGCGATTGTATCGGATTACCAGATGCCGAAAATGGACGGGATTGCATTTTTAAAAACGGTCCGGACCCGGACGCATACGATTCCGTTTATCCTCTTTACCGGCAAGGGCCGCGAGGACGTAGTGATCGATGCGCTGAACTCGGGGGCGGACTACTATGTCCAGAAAGGGTGCGATACCCGGTCCCAGTTTGCAGAGCTCGCCCACAAGATCCGGCGCGCCGTGGAACAGCGCCGGGTCGAATCGGCGCTGGCACAGAAAAACGCCGTTCTCCAGGCAGTCCTCGCGGCATCCCCGTACGGCGTTGCCTTCACCTGCAACCGGACGCTCCAGTGGGTAAACGCCTCGTTTGCCCGGATGCTCGGGTACGCGATCCAGGACCTCACCGGGAAAAAACTCCTGGACCTGTACGAGAACGCCGGGATCTGCGAGCAGATGGGAAAGCGCATTACCGAAGACCTGAAAACCGCGGGGATCTCGCGGATCATCACCCGGTTCCGCCATGCCGGGGGATTTTTTATCGATGCCGAGATCCATATTGCCCCGCTTTTAGTTGGCGGCCGGCATTTCGGCCACGTGATCCTGATGGCCGATATCTCAAGAAAAGTTGCCGCAGCGGGCGGGATGGCGCCGCCCGCCGGGCTCCCCCATCTCGAACTGGCACCGGTGATCGAGGTGGAGCGTACCGGGAAGATCCGGTATTACAACGAGGCGGCGATCGATGCCATGGCGCGGTACGGGACGAACGGGTCATTAGAGGAATTTTTCCCGGACGATCTTTTCGAGATCCTCGCCCTGATGGACCGGGACACGGTAACATCGGTGACCCGCGAGATCCGGATCGGCAGCACGGCCTTCCGGCTCAATATCACCGTAAGCGCACCGTTCGGGATTGCCCGCATCTCGGCGGTCAGGATCCCGGGGCCCTGACGCTGCCGGGAGACGCCGGGGATTTGCACCAAATTTAAAAAAAAAATACGGGAGGGAATCATGTCGGAAACCAATGATTCGGGGGCGCTCGTCCGGGACCTTGTCCTGATCTTTTTTGCCATGCTTACCGTGATGTTCCTCTTTGAGATGGCAAAACAGGCGCTTTACCCTCAGGCGACCCTCTGGCAGTCCCACACCCTTACGATCCTCTTTACCGGTCTCCTTGCAGTCTTTGTCATGTACTTCCCGCTCCGGGCCCGGCAGTTATCCGAAGAAAAACTCCGCAGGTCCGAGATCCAGTACCGCTCGTTTGTGGAATCGGTCGAAGACTCCATTTATACCGTCGACTGTTCCTGCCGGTACCTGCTGGTCAACCGGCGCCGGGCTCCCTGCCCGGGGAGCGGACAGGTTGCCGAGCTCGGGAAACGCTACCGGGATTTCCATTCGCCGGAGGAGACCCGGGTCTTCGAGGCGCAGGTGCAGCGGGTGGTAAAAAGCATGAGCGTTGTCCAGCGGGAATTCGAGAAGGACGGCCGGTATTTTTTACGGAAATTCAACCCGGTCATCGACCCGGCAACAAACGAAGTGATTGCCATTACCGTGATCTCGTCGGACATTACCGAACAGAAGCGGACAGAACATGCGCTGGCGCTCGCCAACAAAAAACTCTGC contains the following coding sequences:
- a CDS encoding ABC transporter permease, giving the protein MVLISRQTLREYGKGLIVIVLLLVLWEVAALAINNNYVLPRLGEIGAVLLAPFTPLLGGESLAADTLTSLKEVLTGFLIAAALAIPLGLLIGWSKEVRTYLNPVIQILRPVPPIAWMPFAIAWFGIGFRSILFIIALGAFFPILINTVDGVEGIRKRWIEVAEVFHATLAEKFRTVVIPGALPTIWTGLRVSFGIAWMCVVAAEMLPGTTAGLGFLIMYAYNLGQLQVIGAGMIIIGIIGLGADALFRAGQARLFFWQGRD
- a CDS encoding ABC transporter ATP-binding protein produces the protein MADTVLTLDGITKTFVENGASTPALANASLEISAKEIVCIMGPSGCGKSTLLRIVAGLEKADAGTVHGAGGHNGAGPVSMVFQDHALFPWLTVEENIVYGLRLAAQKVPEDEIRQRAGRLLALTRLGAFAQSLPHQLSGGMKQRVSVARALAVKPPVLLMDEPFSALDPFSRRELEDAILDIRRDLETTILVVSHDPEGSVYIADRIAILSERPGTVAEIIPVDLPHPRDPADPAFIRLRELVTRKVLGKTG
- a CDS encoding response regulator; translation: MTMFPQALLTPDAFERGRIAGTPDTRIPSERNGAAVIRPPADTDLQKKESPAISLLLVDDEPALLDLAKAFLERTPGITVTTKESAHDALASLDQSAFDAIVSDYQMPKMDGIAFLKTVRTRTHTIPFILFTGKGREDVVIDALNSGADYYVQKGCDTRSQFAELAHKIRRAVEQRRVESALAQKNAVLQAVLAASPYGVAFTCNRTLQWVNASFARMLGYAIQDLTGKKLLDLYENAGICEQMGKRITEDLKTAGISRIITRFRHAGGFFIDAEIHIAPLLVGGRHFGHVILMADISRKVAAAGGMAPPAGLPHLELAPVIEVERTGKIRYYNEAAIDAMARYGTNGSLEEFFPDDLFEILALMDRDTVTSVTREIRIGSTAFRLNITVSAPFGIARISAVRIPGP